In the genome of uncultured Sphaerochaeta sp., the window AAACAAGAAGGATCGAAAGCAGCTGAACTTTGTGGCATTGGAAGAGAGTGGCAACGGCAACTATCGCTTCACGTCAGTCAACGACTGCTTTGATGCGTTGGATAGCTCACTGTATACCCTGCTGCAACTGGCCGATGAGCTTGAAGCCTCCAACCAGAAGCAGCTGGCAAAACAAGTGGACAAAATCTACGGAAAGTTGCTGAAGCTGGTCGAATAGATCCTGTTCAGAACAGAGGCTTTGCAATGACGAGATGCTGTACCAACGGCATCTCGACACTTTTCAGCACAGCCTTGCCCTGGCTTTCCAGCAGCACGAACAGTACCTTGCCATCGACCTTCTTCTTGTCCTTGAGCAAGTGATCCCTGAACTCTATCCAGTCTCCCCTCCCGATGCGGTGGTCTATCTGGTAGCCGTAGCTCTTGAAGAGCTTGGTTGCCCCTCCTGCGTAGGCCTTGTCGGTCACCTGCATGGCCACCCCGGCCTCAAGGGCCCGACACGTACCCCAAGCCACCGCAGCACCATGGCTGAACTGGCCGAAATGGGAGGACGACTCCAAGGCATGCCCAAAGGTATGGCCAAGATTGAGCATCTGCCTGATACCCTGGGTCTCGGTCGGATCTTGTTCAATGTACCACTGTTTCACAGCCAGGGAGAGCTCAACAAGCTGGCCAAGCGTATTTGTATCGCGGTTGAGAATCTCGTTCTTCTTTACCAGGAGGAACTTGTAGAGCTCCTCGTCCTGGCTGAGCAGGGCGTGCTTGATCACCTCGGCAAGCCCGTTGAGGAACTCCTTGTCGCTGAGGGTCCGCAGCGTATCGATGCAAATGAGCACCTCGCTCGCAGGATAGAAGGAACCGACGATGTTTTTCACCCCGTGGAAATCAATGGCTGTCTTTCCCCCCACTGCCGCATCAACCATGGAGAGCAAGGTGGTGGGAACCAGGGTAAGGTGGCAACCGCGCATGTAGACGGAGGCGGCGAAGGCGGCCATGTCGCACACAACCCCACCCCCGAACCCGATGATACGCCCATCACGGGCCAAACCTTCATCAAGGGCACTGGAAAGAATGCGCTCCAGCGATGCGAAGTTCTTGCTGATCTCCCCGCTTTCAAGCACGACATGCGAGGGTGGCAATTGCTTGAACAACTTGGCGGTATTGGTGTCAAAGACCCACATCACCAAACGCCCATATCCACCCAGATGGGAACTGAGGTCCTTCAGGTCATCGGCAAACAGGATGTCAGTCTGTTTCCCCTGCGCAAGCGTAGCTTTCATCACGTTCTTCATAGCTCTTGTTATACCCTACCCAAGGGGTGCAAGACAAGGAGGACCAGCTGAGCTGTGCTTGCAAAAAATCCTGTGTTGAAGCACAATGGCCTGTATGTACGAACTTAGGTATTTTGATAATGCAGCCACCACGGTCATGAGTGAATCCTCACTCAGAACCTATCAGGAGGTTGCCTCAGCATATATCGGAAATCCATCCGCTCTCCACCAGAAAGGCCTTGAGGCCAAGGCCTACCTCCAGCAGAACCGCGCAC includes:
- a CDS encoding 3-dehydroquinate synthase family protein: MKNVMKATLAQGKQTDILFADDLKDLSSHLGGYGRLVMWVFDTNTAKLFKQLPPSHVVLESGEISKNFASLERILSSALDEGLARDGRIIGFGGGVVCDMAAFAASVYMRGCHLTLVPTTLLSMVDAAVGGKTAIDFHGVKNIVGSFYPASEVLICIDTLRTLSDKEFLNGLAEVIKHALLSQDEELYKFLLVKKNEILNRDTNTLGQLVELSLAVKQWYIEQDPTETQGIRQMLNLGHTFGHALESSSHFGQFSHGAAVAWGTCRALEAGVAMQVTDKAYAGGATKLFKSYGYQIDHRIGRGDWIEFRDHLLKDKKKVDGKVLFVLLESQGKAVLKSVEMPLVQHLVIAKPLF